In the Gopherus flavomarginatus isolate rGopFla2 chromosome 6, rGopFla2.mat.asm, whole genome shotgun sequence genome, one interval contains:
- the LZTS2 gene encoding leucine zipper putative tumor suppressor 2 → MAIVQTQPVSIEPASEAATQLRAGARSPASARSAMGSVSSLISGRPCHERPCKAAPGPLRQQDRLLQAGPLQGLPPAKPCSGGSAYASEDFWPEAVSPVSPCSDAEEPRDDRARSGNIQGPPPRLVPVSGQLEKNVEKTLIRPTAFKPVVPRGRNSSLPGSVVPRTGASAVPESQASLAHLLGGTAAASAEKHHSLSCRHSAHSGTLSDSGRNSLSSLPTYSTGCSQLPEPGSISMGHLSLDSHGGYPERGSRGLAGPSNSDSGRSSSSKSTGSLSGRGPPSSDGGSCARSPVEGDEALLVRELEEKLREREAELQHLRQSLDENEVAICQVYEEKQKRCEQEMEELRQGYASQVKQAAQKAQRMQQVLQLQIFQLQQEKKQLQEDFAQLLQERELLEKRCASFEREQTELGPRLEETKWEVCQKSGEISLLKQQLKESQAELAQRGTEMLLLRAQLREARAERQAGEEQALGLQEAARTRALELEVCENELQRRKSEAELLREKLGQLEQEVAGLRGARRQPRCPEPPEPSLLWASDEAKAQRQAAETLQGLRAELLQERRRGQEQRAAFEAERLTWQGEKDQVIGYQKQLQHNYIQMYRRSRELEHHLHRLSLELQAHQLDECGLHGAEICFEEITATEI, encoded by the exons ATGGCCATAGTGCAGACCCAGCCTGTCTCCATCGAGCCCGCTTCTGAGGCAGCCACCCAGCTCCGCGCCGGCGCCCGCTCACCCGCCTCTGCCCGCAGCGCCATGGGGAGCGTTAGCAGCCTCATCTCTGGCCGCCCCTGCCACGAGCGGCCGTGCAAGGCCGCTCCCGGCCCCCTCCGGCAGCAGGACAGGCTGCTCCAGGCCGGCCCCCTCCAGGGCCTGCCCCCCGCCAAGCCCTGCTCCGGGGGCAGCGCCTATGCCAGCGAGGACTTCTGGCCTGAGGCTGTGTCCCCCGTCAGCCCCTGCAGCGACGCCGAGGAGCCGAGGGACGATCGGGCTCGGAGCGGCAACATCCAGGGGCCACCCCCGAGGCTGGTCCCTGTCTCCGGGCAGCTGGAGAAG AACGTTGAGAAGACCCTGATCCGCCCGACAGCTTTCAAGCCAGTCGTGCCCAGGGGCAGGAACTCCTCGCTGCCGGGCTCCGTGGTGCCGCGGACCGGGGCGTCGGCGGTCCCCGAGAGCCAGGCCAGCCTCGCCCACCTGCTGGGTGGCACCGCCGCTGCCAGCGCCGAGAAGCACCACTCCTTGAGCTGCCGTCACAGCGCCCACTCAGGCACCCTGTCGGACTCGGGGCGCAATTCCCTCTCCAGCCTGCCCACCTACAGCACGGGCTGCAGCCAGCTGCCGGAGCCAGGCAGCATCTCCATGGGCCACCTCAGCCTGGACAGTCACGGCGGGTACCCGGAGCGGGGCTCCCGGGGCCTGGCTGGCCCCTCCAACTCGGACAGTGGGCGCTCCTCCTCCAGCAAGAGCACGGGGTCCCTCAGTGGGCGGGGCCCCCCCTCCTCTGACGGTGGCTCCTGCGCCCGCTCGCCCGTGGAGGGCGATGAGGCTCTACTTGTCCGcgagctggaggagaagctgcGGGAGCGGGAGGCGGAGCTGCAGCACCTGCGCCAGAGCCTAGATGAGAACGAGGTGGCCATCTGCCAG GTGTACGAGGAGAAGCAGAAGCGCTGTGAGCAGGAGATGGAGGAGCTGCGGCAGGGCTACGCCTCCCAGGTCAAGCAGGCGGCGCAGAAGGCCCAGCGCATGCAGCAGGTGCTGCAGCTGCAGATCTTCCAGCTGCAGCAGGAGaagaagcagctgcaggaggactttgcccagctgctgcaggagcgCGAGCTGCTGGAGAAGAGGTGCGCCTCCTTTGAGCGCGAGCAGACCGAGCTGGGGCCGCGGCTGGAGGAGACCAAGTGGGAG gtgtGCCAGAAGTCGGGCGAGATCTCCCTGCTGAAGCAGCAGCTGAAGGAGTCGCAGGCAGAGCTGGCACAGCGGGGCACCGAGATGCTGCTGCTGCGGGCCCAGCTGCGGGAGGCGCGGGCGGAGCGGCAGGCGGGCGAGGAGCAGgcgctggggctgcaggaggcgGCGCGCACCCGGgcgctggagctggaggtgtgcgAGAACGAGCTGCAGCGCCGGAAGAGCGAGGCCGAGCTGCTGCGGGAGAAGCTGGGCCAGCTGGAGCAGGAGGTGGCGGGGCTGCGGGGGGCGCGGCGCCAGCCCCGCTGCCCGGAGCCGCCCGAGCCCAGCCTGCTGTGGGCCAGCGACGAGGCCAAGGCCCAGCGGCAGGCGGCCGAGACGCTGCAGGGCCTGCGGGCCGAGCTGCTGCAGGAGCGCCGGCGCGGCCAGGAGCAGCGGGCCGCCTTCGAGGCCGAGCGGCTCACCTGGCAGGGCGAGAAGGACCAGGTGATTGGTtaccagaagcagctgcagcacaaCTACATCCAGATGTACCGGCGCAGCCGGGAGTTGGAGCACCacctgcaccggctcagcctggagctgcaGGCCCACCAGCTGGACGAGTGCGGCCTGCACGGGGCCGAGATCTGCTTCGAAGAGATCACCGCCACTGAGATCTGA
- the PDZD7 gene encoding PDZ domain-containing protein 7 has product MAHGSDSVLRDAACPTHSRSSGSDASTATRYLLRKQNRLVNGHSRGFRTSSPMGRVILINSPIEATGDESDVINAITVEKSADGKLGFSVRGGSEHGLGIFVSKVEEGSSADLAGLCIGDKITEVNGVSLESITMGSAVKVLTGNNRLRMMLRRMGKVPGIKFSREKTTWVDVVNRRLIVEKSGSTPSDSSSEGGVRRMVHLYTTSDDDCLGFNIRGGKEFGLGIYVSSVDPGGLAEQNGIRVGDQVLAANGVKFDTISHSEAVEVLKGQTHIMLTIRETGRFPAYKEMVAEYCWLSRLSNGQLQQLSQASETSSSVSSYSSGTPLSSLDGRPPALLSSPAPAHMVDVSISTEDPPAHSCSLERVETAMQTDLPPETRRTVHPPEILQDTAIRAESLRDPLPSKKHRPFSGLPRTALLLALSRPRQPLKRSQSYLTVGEEKRQEPPAPSGDKAGLRRSKTLVNLFFRGSRAKQSWAPGSEGAVQPGHRRQARSPASPEREKASALQKFVSQSLKRDKGRPVSFLGSPGRAGHEPSPVAESCLPLLRDMAGKLLTEDEVTAVLRHCTRYVHEGGVEDLVRPLLAILDRPEKLLLLRDVRSLVSSTDLGRFDSMVVPLELEAYDMLKSRAAGKSPALRPAQQKLPPRRHLITPVPDRRGGFLLRPLQAPEPGGAEEEGGLAPRAEPERLKGSPRRTHLCGYTPLPDVPMDACAAPHNAPEAPAASGPSWLLAEPARSPGLVPCPEPSTEALAQLAGQGAEQPRAPSSPDGQGEAEPGEDWLCVGLSKPRRARPRICQLSAGISAPSQGAQGAEGLAHQGPAEEYELMSVRLSKLRQSLGLSISGGIESKVQPMVRIEKIFPGGAAFLSGSLKAGAELVSVDGASLQNVTHQRAVDLIRQAYRTNRQAPMELVVKVPKAGRSPARDDTRPAATG; this is encoded by the exons CCACCGGCGACGAGAGCGACGTGATCAATGCCATCACAGTGGAGAAGAGCGCGGACGGGAAGCTGGGCTTCAGCGTGCGGGGCGGCTCGGAGCACGGGCTGGGCATCTTTGTCAGCAAAGTGGAGGAGGGCAGCAGTGCTG ACCTGGCTGGCCTGTGCATCGGGGACAAAATCACGGAGGTGAACGGCGTGAGCTTGGAGAGCATCACCATGGGGAGTGCCGTCAAGGTCCTGACTGGGAACAACCGGCTGCGGATGATGCTGAGGCGCATGGGAAAGGTGCCAGGGATTAAATTCTCCCGAGAAAAGACCACGTG GGTGGATGTCGTGAACAGGCGCCTGATCGTGGAGAAGAGCGGGTCGACCCCATCGGACAGCAGCTCCGAGGGCGGCGTGAGACGCATGGTCCACCTCTACACCACCTCCGACGACGACTGCCTGGGCTTCAACATCCGCGGGGGCAAGGAGTTCGGCCTCGGCATCTACGTCTCCAG TGTCGACCCCGGCGGGCTGGCAGAGCAGAACGGGATCAGAGTGGGAGATCAAGTCCTTGCAGCCAACGGAGTCAAGTTCGACACCATCAGCCATAGCGAGGCAGTGGAAGTGCTAAAGGGGCAGACGCACATCATGCTGACCATCCGG GAGACGGGTCGCTTCCCCGCCTACAAGGAGATGGTGGCCGAGTACTGCTGGCTCAGTCGGT TGAGCAATGGCCAACTGCAGCAGCTCTCGCAGGCCTCGGAGACCAGCTCCTCCGTCTCCTCCTACTCCTCGGGGacccccctcagctccctggatgggcggcccccagccctgctctccagccccgccccagcccacaTGGTGGACGTCTCCATCTCCACAGAGGACCCTCCGGCGCACAGCTGCTCCCTGGAGCGAGTGGAGACGGCCATGCAGACAGACCTGCCCCCTGAGACCCGGCGCACCGTGCACCCACCGGAGATCCTGCAGGACACGGCCATCCGGGCCGAGAGCCTCCGGGACCCGCTCCCCAGCAAGAAGCACAGGCCCTTCTCCGGCTTGCCCCGGACAGCCCTGCTCCTGGCGCTGAGCCGGCCCCGGCAGCCCCTCAAGAGATCCCAGAGCTACCTCACCGTGGGCG aggagaagaggcaggagccGCCAGCGCCCAGCGGGGACAAGGCCGGACTGCGGCGCTCCAAGACCCTCGTCAACCTCTTCTTCCGAGGCAGCCGGGCAAAGCAGAGCTGGGCGCCGGGCAGCGAGGGGGCTGTGCAGCCTGGGCACAGGAGACAGGCCcggtccccagccagcccagagcGGGAGAAAG CCAGCGCCCTGCAGAAATTtgtcagccagagcctgaagcgGG ACAAAGGCCGCCCCGTCAGCTTCCTGGGCTCCCCGGGGCGCGCCGGCCACGAGCCCAGCCCAGTCGCTGAGAGCTGCCTCCCACTCCTCCGGGACATGGCTGGGAAGCTGCTGACGGAGGACGAGGTGACGGCCGTGCTGCGCCACTGCACCCGG TATGTCCATGAAGGTGGGGTGGAGGACTTGGTGAGGCCGCTCCTGGCCATCCTGGACCGGCCTGAGAAACTCCTGCTTCTGAGGGATGTCAG GAGCCTGGTCAGCTCCACCGACCTGGGCCGCTTCGACAGCATGGTCGTGCCGCTGGAGCTGGAAGCGTACGACAtgttgaagagcagagcag CAGGGAAATCACCCGCGCTCCGTCCGGCGCAGCAGAAACTGCCTCCCCGGAGACACCTCATCACACCCGTGCCTG ACCGCCGGGGAGGGTTCCTGCTGCGGCCGCTCCAGGCCCCGGAGCCGGGGGGCGCCGAGGAGGAGGGGGGGCTGGCACCGAGGGCAGAGCCGGAGCGGCTGAAGGGCTCCCCCAGACGGACTCACCTGTGCGGCTACACGCCCCTGCCCGACGTGCCCATGGACGCCTGCGCTGCCCCCCACAACGCCCCTGAAGCTCCAGCTGCCAGTGGGCCCAGCTGGCTGCTGGCGGAGCCTGCCCGGAGCCCGGGACTCGTGCCATGTCCCGAACCCTCCACAGAGGCGTTGGCacagctggcagggcagggcgctgAGCAGCCGCGTGCCCCCAGCTCCCCCGATGGGCAGGGGGAGGCCGAGCCGGGGGAGGACTGGCTCTGCGTGGGGCTCAGCAAGCCCCGACGGGCTCGGCCACGGATCTGCCAGCTCTCCGCGGGCATCTCGGCGCCCAGCCAAGGGGCCCAGGGGGCTGAggggctggcccaccagggcccAGCCGAGGAGTACGAGCTGATGAGCGTCCGCCTCTCCAAGCTCAGGCAGTCCTTGG GGCTCAGCATCTCGGGCGGGATCGAGTCCAAGGTGCAGCCGATGGTGAGGATCGAGAAGATCTTTCCCGGAGGGGCAGCGTTCCTGAGCGGGAGCCTGAAG gctggggccgagcTGGTGTCAGTGGACGGGGCGAGCCTGCAGAACGTCACCCACCAGCGGGCGGTGGACCTCATCCGCCAGGCCTACAGGACCAACCGGCAggcgcccatggagctggtggtgAAGGTGCCCAAGGCGGGACGCAGCCCAGCCAGGGACGACACCAGGCCGGCAGCGACGGGCTGA